The Actinomycetota bacterium DNA segment GTCCTGCTGTGCAAGAACGCCGAGGGCGTCCAGGTCATCGGCGAGGCGTCCGACGGCAACGAGGCCATCCAGCAGGTCGCCGAGCTGCTGCCCGACGTCGTCCTGATGGACGTCGACATGCCGCGCCGCGACGGGATCAGCGCCACCAAGCAGATCCGCCAGGACCACCCGTCGGTCGGGGTGGTCGTGCTCACCGTCCACGAGGACCAGGAGACGATCTTCGAGGCCATCAAGGCCGGCGCGTCCGGGTACCTGCCCAAGTCGGCCACCCTCGACGACATCCGGTCGGCGGTCAAGGCGGTGGCCGCCGGGGGCTCGTTCCTGGACCCGGTGCAGGCGCGCAAGCTGCTGCACCAGTTCAACCGCTACGCCGACGAGACCAAGGCCGCGGCCGACATCTACTACCTGCTCACCGGGCGGGAGCGGGAGATCCTGGCCCTGCTGGCCGAGGGCCTGACCTCGCGGCAGATCGCCAGCCAGCTGGTCATCTCCGAGCGGACGGTCAACACCCACATCGGCAACATCTACCGCAAGCTCCACGTCAACAACCGGGTGGACGCGGTGCGGGAGGCCATGCGGATCCGTCTGGTCGAGCCCCCTAGGTAGTCCTCACCACCCAGCGTGTCCAGGTATTGACGCTTTCCCGAGCATCTGCGCAGAAATAGGTAGATCGGCTCAACAGATAGGGCGATGGGGGGCCGGAGCGGACGCCGTAGCATCGGCCTGAATGCTGTTCAGCTCAGAGCAGCCGAGTCTGGAGCTTCCGGTGCCGGCCCACGTGCTCGTCCTCGACGCCGCCGAAGGGATCGGGCCTTGGGCAAGGGATGCCCTGGCCCACGCCGGGCTTGCCTGCGCCCTGGTCAAGGAGAACATCGAGGCCCTGCGCAGCGTCGACGCCCAGTGGCCGGCCCTGGTGGTCGTGCCCCTGGACGAGGTCGAGCGCTGGGCGCCGGTGCTCGGCCGCCTGGGCGACGGCCCGACCACCGTCCCGGTCCTCGGCATGGCCAGCCGGGACGCCTCGGTCGACGTGACCCCGGCCCTGGCCCTAGGCGTCACCGACCTGCTCACCTACCCGTGCAATGGCGATGACCTGGTCGAACGGGTCACCTCATCGATGCGAGGGCGCCGCTCGGCCCGCGGG contains these protein-coding regions:
- a CDS encoding response regulator transcription factor; the protein is MSETSNHEENGAPTKVLVVDDHSVTRHGVVLLCKNAEGVQVIGEASDGNEAIQQVAELLPDVVLMDVDMPRRDGISATKQIRQDHPSVGVVVLTVHEDQETIFEAIKAGASGYLPKSATLDDIRSAVKAVAAGGSFLDPVQARKLLHQFNRYADETKAAADIYYLLTGREREILALLAEGLTSRQIASQLVISERTVNTHIGNIYRKLHVNNRVDAVREAMRIRLVEPPR